The DNA window AATCTGTCCCTCGAGTACTTAGCTCTTTGTGATTCCTCATCTTGTCGGTAACCTTCTTCGCCACAAACATAAGTATCTCCTCTTCTAAGTTCTGCAAGACAGCTTAAAAGTTAACTAAATAACATCAACAGCCCTCTGAAAAATTGTTTTTTAAGTAACATCTCGATCACAGCACAGAAACTTCTGAGAAGTTGAAATTCTAAAACTTCAAGCATATCAGTAAAAGACCAAAAACTTTAAACATTTTAACTAACTCTTTGACCAAATCAAATTACATTTCTTGCATTAAATTTTGGGGGTAacttaattagattaatttttctataattaaacttcaGATGGaccaaaaattgaattaaaaaaaaaacttcaattcTTTCCTACCAAAATTATCAGACAATAAAAGTAACCCAAATAAACCCTTATCCAATTTCCAATCTATTTTCACCCAAAGATTCACATGTAAAAGAGCCAACCTTTCCGTAATAAATCAACGGAAACAATTATTTTATCTCTAACCAAATTGAAAGAATAAAgaagtaaaattttataacaaattgaaagaaaaaataccACAAAATTGCCGGTAAATTTCAAAGATATCAAAGCGATTCGGACCCAAAGAGTCCATCGGATTCTCAGCTGTTTCAGGAGCTCGGACGAGTTGGGGAATTTATTTGGGAGGGTGAATTTCAAAGGAAACACACAGAAGTAATAAAAATTGGAACTTGGTCTTGACGGTGTCGTTTAAAAGTTGTAGTCTCCTCTCTTCCTCTGTATTTTACAAAAATCAGGTTTCCTTTGGATTTTGTTTTCAggaagagaaagaaaggaaacgAAAACGAAAATACTGGTTTTTCGGTGAAATTAACAGGAGGAATGAACCGGATCCCTTCCGGTTCAGGTGCACCGGGTGTTGGTAATGCTTGTGACGCAGCGATATTCTGTATCTTTAGCCCCTTTTATTACCGATAtcctggtttttttttttcactcgACCCATCtgaaaaatgaaaagatttaaataaaaatataagttaaaaaataagTTTCGTAAAAGCAAAGTTTTTTTAACCTAAACTCGATCTAGCCTAAATATGTGagaaattcctttttttttattttcttatctttttacTACTTAATCTTATCTATTTCTCTTAAATTgatacttataattttttttatcttaaattagTACCTGAATTTTTTTTAGTCTACTGAATCTAACTGTGTAAAGAGTTTAGGACCCATGACAGAATAATATTGAGACATGTGATATAAATGAAGTCACAATGatgtcataattaaaaaaaattactttttgacTTTTCTCCTCCCCCAATTTTGTTGACggtttttttccttctttccttctttttcttttttctacgCTGGCCACACTGTCTTCTTTCAACAGATCAAAAGCATCCCCCATTTTAATCTAGCAATCTAATCCCTAGCTTGAATGACAAACATGAAAAAATGCTTCTTAACTTTATCCCTTTTCTGCAAACACGACCATCTTCCTTTCAGTCTCATGAATGCTTTTTTACCCATTCTTTCAATCTCTCTGATCTTCTCATTGAATGCGTGTTGAGTCCAACTTAGATTTTGATGAGCGTAAGGGACTGAAACCCAATCCATTAATGGATACCCTTTACTTCCGACTACCCAAACACCTTTTACTTGGCCTTTAACGGCGGCTTGATGAAACACCGATTTCTTGAAGATTCGTTCGTCAGACATTGAATCAAGCCAACCAATTGAAACGTCAGTGGAAACGTCGATTGGGTCTACGATACCTTGGAGTGTGATGGAATACGATTGCTTTTGGGTTTTTTCCGTTTGTTTCTTGTTTAAATATGCGGCGGCGTTGGTTCTCGGAGAGATGAAGTCGTGCCGAAGAATAATTTGAAATCCATGGTTGCCGTTCAAGCTAGGGATTGTATTGCTCATAATACCCAGGTTGTTTCGATGCCCAATTGAAGAACTTGTAACCCAAATTACCGGCGTCGCCACACTGGTTCAATACGCGTTCAGTTAAACCACAACGAAAAACGACGCTGGACTGTTGTAAAGCGAGGTTCATCTTTAGGGCCTGACTGTGGAGTTTTCAGAGGATTCTGTAAATAATTTCGACATCGAAAGCAAAGTTGTCCACACGTCGGTCACTGCCGGGTTCAAATTCGGGTTGTGGGCTAAAGTTAAGAAACATTCATGAGACTCTATGATGACCAGAGACAGTGAAGAAGACAGTAAAAAAGAAAAGGGCTAGAGTTAAGAAGAGtgggaaataaaaaagaaaaaaaaatggaagaaaaggagggagagtgaaaatgaaaaaaaaaacatagatgaATCAACAGGTCAAAGGGGTTTTGGAAGTGCAACACATGGCGACATGCGAGTGGCTAGCATTGTCACAGCAGCAAAATTTTGACGCCTTATatttaaccataattaattttattattattttagaggtatttacttgttaagttgtatttacgttaatattatttaagtatacatattttttaatttgtttacatttattttaatatttttaatatttttgatgtattatattttttaaaatatatataaaataataaaaataattaatacggGTGGATCGAGTctgaattttagcatttttatctgaactaggtttgagtaaaattttaaacccattttcGGATCGGACCTaacaaactgacctaaaattttggttaggctacccatggacacctctaacTCCACCCTTCCTGTAATATTCTAGTTTATCTGtcaaaattttatctaaaataatttttatgcaCCTATAATAATGAAAGAATAATTGTAAATTTACTATAGAATTCATATATTGAAGGCGTATAGTAGGCGCAAgtattattacttttattcatcttttattttacattattaatttTGAAGTTCATAAATCTTACAAGTTAAATTAATCAATAcgagttatcaaattaaattaattagttaatcattagttattaaattacaaaaaaaattgtaatttttttaaatgtgtttggCTAATAGAgtgtattataaattataattacatagttacataatttatatttttaaaaagtattaattactataaaatgtattagtatgataaaaataatttctaaacaagtaacaaaaattaaaataaaacaacccgaataaaataatttctatttgCATAATTAGCTTCGATCTTATAATATTTAGGTTCACAATCCAAATAGTTTTAGCTTTAATTATAagaacttatataaacttaatttggaaaaaaaaacttatatactagattatatctttttttataatacgtaaattaagtaaaaaataatataaaatttataatatataatatataacctttatttaaaatgttttatagaCTACCCAAAACTTTCATATAacactttttataaataatataattttttatcataattttggaaagttattttttataaaaaagttatgATAAAACAACATCTattttatgaataagtatattatttttataatatataacatggaaagataattaaactataatcatatttTTTGGCCATAACTTttcataaataaacatattaaaacatttttataacatgtagattatttttttataataaaatatgtaaccATAACTTTGGAATTTTTTAgagtttaaataatattattttttgttataactttataaaatatacaaattatttttataatataattttttaggatttataatataagaattctTTTTTCACCATAATCATACTAAACACTCATATGTGTTCATggttataaaataatttgtataCTTTGtataaaaatgagtttttaaaaataaatttcagaTATAACTACCTGCATAATTATTCAAATTCACAGCCTCTCCCTAAGAATCGAAAAGTGTAATTGGGTTCTTCAATTACACTCAATTTGGTGAGACCCATCAATTACAATAGACAATAGTTATGTGGCTTTCCAAACATTACCTTAATAAAACTAGCTtctaaaatcacttaaaaaatcTACCCATTATTATAGCTCATGCTCAAGCTCTAGTAAAAGTGATATTTTTTTCTtgtaatgttattttttattttaaaataaatttaataaattttaaatatatatttttaatttttttcatgtttaaatattttttaagatatTTTCCGGATGAAGATAAATTGAAACTTATGATAAATTTAAGGACTGAAATAGATTAAAAAGGAGAAACAAATAATATACTTTAGAGATTaaagtaagcatttaattgttttttttataacttttatttgtttaaagacacaatcattttttaatatgtttacatAGTTTTTTTAACCGCAAATTAAATTGAGTTCTGTTTTGGATTCTTAATTTTGCATTATAACTCTATTGGTAGTAtacattaactttaattaaatgtacaattttatacatgaaaattatttgattaaattttcacaaattattgaTAACATTATCAAATTAGCACCACTTTACGTccatatattgcatacacaaaataatcatattaatttaaaataaaaatatgtatttgtTTCTTTAATTGTGTATAGtttaatcaaaatcaaagttttatatatatatgaatcgcaattcaaatttcatatatataattgcatCAAATCAAAGTAAATATTAAGCTAAAATTCATTTATAAACttgatatttattatttcaatagttctagaaaaaatgataaatttaatgttacgtacacatataaaaatattcatgttTGAAACCTGTATTCGTGTGTAATAGACCCTTCTCCTCCCAAATGGGAAATATATATTTAGctctttttgaaattataaaattttaattaatacaagGATCAAATGCATTCTAATCCCTATAGGaaaataatttatctaaaaaaaattattcctccaaatataataaaaactttgaaaaaacAAACCCATATCAATCAGACAAACCCTGGTCCAACTAACACTACGTCCCAGTAATCTATATAATAAgccttaatttttatattaatccaCAGCATCGTTCGCTAAATAGAATCCTAAAGGTTCTTAAAATCATTATATTTACTTAGCACTGATGATTTATCAATGTCTCTCTTCCAGATATAGCCATTGACATGGTTAAACCAAGACATAAATCACATTCCATTTGTAATCTAATGCTCAAACAAATCAAATTACTTTCGAATATATATCCACACGCTCTTCATCTCACCCTTCCTCGCTTTTAAGGGATATGATCCTTCAAACACCGTGACAGACATACAGGTAAAACTTACAGGAAAGCAGGGAAAGATGTGAGAATAGGAGAAGAAAGGCAGATAATACTCGATGTCATATCACAAGAGATGACTAACCTTCTCTAAATCTCTGGTCCGGAACCTTATTACCTTCTAATTCTCTCAATCTCTAGAACAgcttattgttatttgttatatACTACCATGGAGCTCAAAATGCGGGCAAAGTTACAGTTTCTATGCCATGGATGTATCTTATCAAAGGAGTCTGGAATATGCGCCAAAATCTCATTAAAACATAGCATGAAGTTTTAGCAAGGATAACCAAATGAGAACAAGCTAACCATAACTACCGGAAAGAGTTCAGATATATCAAACAGTAACTGGAAACACAGCAATCATTCAAGGATCGATCATATATAGGAACAGATGAACAACCTTGTTTCTATTGTCCGCAACAACAACATATAAAGCATTGTTATGAGTTCAAAAGACCCTGTAAGGCATGCAACGCCAACCAATCACTTTCAGATAAGTTTAGTTGAATAGTTACTTTTCACTCTAATGATGGGCATCTcgaaagaaaatatttaacatcTCATATCTTAACACCACCACTAATCAAACAGTTCAACATGATGCATAATACCTAAAAGGTTTTGAACTTTCAAAGTTCACCATAATCAATAAGGGATTTGTAGAAACCATAAGTGCATAAAACAAATTCCCAAAACATACGTTTCAAGGCTAAAGTACCATCAAAAAGTGATTCAAAGGAAATGGAAAGAACAGCTTCTTATATTCTCCACTATAACCAACTGTATGTAATCCTTACAACTTTTTGCCATGAAAGCTTATTTAAAGACAGCATAGTTTCTGATTAGACTAACCAGAGAAGGGCATTCCTCAATGCATTATGACTACTTTCTGCATTGCTTTAATTCCTCTCTCTCATGATATTCATATCCCAAGACCCTATTTCTTGATCTTTCTTTGCTTCTTTGGTCCTGGAACCTCCAACCTGCCTACAGAACATCCACACCTGGCTCGGAATACGAGCACCGCTCGTCCATTAACGGGTGCCATCTTCTTAAGTTCAGCTTCCAATTCCTTGTGATGATCGCGGGGCAATTCGAAAAGTCCTTTCTTAACACCATCTTTAACCAAAGTGCAGGAATTCTTGACACATTCCTCAGTTTCCAACTGAATATCGAATTCGGCCGCCTTCCTAAGCCCTTTACAGTTAGGGTTCCTGCATTTCTTGGTTGTACATAGAAGCAAAATCCAAGCAGCTATTGCAGCACAAGAAAAACCAAGTCCTATGGACCCATATATCATAGGAGCTCTCATAATTTCCTCACCAATAACGTAAAAGGCAGTTCCAATGAATCCAGTCAATTTCAATGATAGACACTTTATAGTTGGATACAACAAGAATCCACAAGCAGCGATCACAGCAATCAAGATGACAACATCAATGGCAGCGGATCTTGATCTTTCACAAGATGGAATCTTTAAACAACTTGGTGAATTGAATACCTTTTGTTTCTTGTAAAGATTGTTTCTtgacgacgacgacgacgacgatTTGTTGTTCATCACAAGATCATTTGAATTCACAGAACTTGCCATGATCGGAGCTGAAGAAGCCTGGTCAACCGAGTTGCAGACTGAGATAGAGTTACGGAAATAGACCATTTCAAATCAAACCCggaatttttaaatccaaaaataagGAGAACCCAAATTGAAACTCCTATAAATTTCCCTCCAACCCAAACGCCAAATCCAGATCAAACCCACCTCATAAAAGCTTAAAAAGGAAACAACTTTATTACTTCCACCTCAATATCACGTAATTCAGTTTGTATCCAAATGAATAAATTCctaggaaaaaagaaaaacacaagaAGGGGAAAGTTTCAATCACaaaggaaaatgagatttgagaTTGAATTAAAAGGATGAAAAAGAAGAAATGGAATGGATTTAATTAAAGAAAGGCCGGCTATGAGAGAGATAGAAGGGGGACAAATGAagagtcattttagtttttatccTTTTGgcattattatttgttttatcaCAAAATTTTGTTGGGGAAAAGCTTGATTGTTTCCGAGGTTGTAAAAGGGAGAATGAGACACGTTTGAAGAAAGAAAGCAAATCATTTTGGTGGGTGGGCTTTTGACTATAGGAATGGGCTCAACTTTGCTTTTCCAATCATGTCTTCATCATTTGTCTCTTTTTTCCCAGGTTTTTTACTACAGGTGTCCACACCTTCTGTTGCTGGATTAGGCTCTTTCCACCGCCaacttaattttagaaaatactataaaccaattttaaataaatatcatCATTTGTTTTTTAAGTTTAGGAGTATAAATACAATACATATTCACATCATTCGAATCTAAATGATGAAAGATCTAACACTTGATGTGAGCCACTTAACTCATGGTTGAGTCCAATATGGGCCAAGCATGACCGAGTTTGCGAAGTTGAAAACATTAGATGGAATTAACTTTAATGTGATAGTAGTCATATCTGCAAGAGTGTGACAATAGTCATTAGTTGGAATGTTACTCttaaatttgaattaatataattataaatgtgaACATTCTCCATTATTCAGTGTAATTTAGATGAAGATGCAAGGAACTAAAATTAATGAATTCAGTTGGTTGGTTTTAGGAAGTCGCTATGAGACCCATACCATAcaccataaaccctaaacacaACTCTAacctcaatttatttttttttataaacaatttaagttttttttatcaatttaaacttaattctatataaaaaatctagaaaaataaaatattaaaactaatatatttaggaaataaagaaaattataatccaataacaatttgaaaataaaattagtaaTATCTTCAAGTCGAGTTATCTGCCATTGAAGAACACCCAAAACTGACATTTTAAAGGCTTGTGAAATCAACTTTGATaccatttttatattaaaaaaataccacaaaaatttattttttccgtACTCAagtcatttaaattaattttcaaaacccaaataaaaagaaattttattttgattcttttattttcttataatgaCAATGCTATGTCAAACAACAAAAGaggtaaaaaaaaacaaacaatcaataattttacttaatgtttttacttttttattttttttaaagaatgagTATTAGATGTTTCTATACAAATAATATTGAGAGAAATTTTGGaggatttaaaaataatttttcttaattttctctCACGttatctatattttaattttaatatttttctaattttttaaaaagaatttcattttatatataataatggtCAAAATGATAGAAAGTATACAAATTCAgggctaaaattgttattataccaattaaaaaagtgtcatttaatagttgggtgacaaaaaataattttaagaatattagtggtaatattgtaattttttagttaaatgacaaaaataaaaacttactTATAATTCAGTGATTAATAATgtagtttactttttttttctaattaaaccTAATATCCACTATAATCGCATTAAATTCGGGATGATTCCCGATTCTTATCTATAAATTCAAAaaactaattatttttaatagtaaaatcgATAAAAACAGCCATTTTAATTAAATAGGTTAAAATGTGATGttaattttggatttttgataaattttgagatttaatctttatacttaaaaaaaattaagtttttttatttaattttaaaatctcaaTCAAACCAATAACTTTGTtagcatttttcatcaaattttgtCAATTTAACAAGTTGATTAGACTGTCCTCGTATAGCGTGACTTATTATTGACAAAACTTTAGAAATAAAACCAACTTTCGAATTAGACAAGCTCGGATTTCCATCGTCGATCGTTAGATCAACCCAATTTTCTAATATATACTTATTCTCTCCGGTACCTCGCTCCTCATCGTTCAATTTTGTGGACCGATACTTGGAGGGCCACAAACCTACCATAGGCCAGACCTAAATTTTTAGGTTCTTGTTCTTTgatttcttcttctctcttttcttttctctgtgattttttttgtttgactaTTTCTTGCTTCATTGTGTGTTGTGTTTAGTGTTGGATTTAATTAATAAAGGGTCATTGGTTGGCGAGGAGAGTTATTGAGACTTTGTGATGGTTGAATGATGATATTGTGAAATAAAATAATGTTTGGAAGGAAGAAAAATGAAGGGaagcaagaaaaaagaaaaactgatGGACTTGGGAGAGAAGAGGGAAGCAAGAAAAGTTAGGTTTAATGATGTGTTTGTGTGGGAAAATTGAAGGAGATTGATTCGAATTTCGTTGGTTCTTGATTTTGGGGTTTGGATATTAAAAgcgggaaaaaaagaaaaagaaaataatctaATGGAACTTtaggaaataattattttaatcaatgcaaaaaaagaaaaaaaaagggtgttgTATGACAATCCACGTGGGCGTTATGTGGCAAGTTAATATGCGACATCATACTCTcgctgtaacagcccaattttcagtggtgtcaaaaacaatGATTCGAGACCACTAAATCCGATAAGTGagttcgtaaattttattatatagtgTTTATGAGTCGATTGTGAATTTAGAAAGGCTTATGAATTAGTGAATTATGTTTCAGAAATATTtgttagattaattagttttgaaaataaggtatcgagacctcgattttataaaccgagctgtaaatatttttataaatatttacggagtgtcattaaggtagtattaaagtttcgttagaaaattttatcatttcgatagttaattaattaaaaaggactaaattgaaaaatgtgcaaaacttgaTAAACTGATTAAATAGCATATATGGTAAATGATggaggactaaaagggaaattagACACCCAAGTAATGGCTGAGGTGGCATAAGCAGAAAAAAATCTTGGAATTAGGtgatttaagggtaaaattgtaaatttggtaaaattaagcttaaataaaaagaaatctaaagatTACTAGGCAATTCTTCTTCAATTCTCAGCCAAAAACAGCCATTAGAGAGTTGCTTAATCTggattttatatatttacttcatgtaagtttaattcttgcttttctcttgaaattcttatatttttgagacttttacaattaggtccaactatctaattcattagtttttaatcCTGTGGGTAaatttgaaagtttccattgatgagtgctggatGTTTATGctgaattaacatggatttgaattcttaattttgttatatggagattttatcaagtaatttcaatagaaattgattttaggactaaattgtgaaaaaattaaatcttagggtttggtattaaattttgtttattaatgGCTGTGTAATAGattataatatttagataaagtgttaattgagaaaaattatctcatttgatgagttaattggtaagggactaaattgcaaaaattgtaaaagttggggtaattgtgtaatttcaaattttgaggggtataaattgtgaagtggattgaaattaaaatatatgctaatgaatgaaaaattgTACATTCTAGATCAAAAGCTCGTAGATCAacgagaaaa is part of the Gossypium hirsutum isolate 1008001.06 chromosome D11, Gossypium_hirsutum_v2.1, whole genome shotgun sequence genome and encodes:
- the LOC107911808 gene encoding uncharacterized protein At5g19025, encoding MVYFRNSISVCNSVDQASSAPIMASSVNSNDLVMNNKSSSSSSSRNNLYKKQKVFNSPSCLKIPSCERSRSAAIDVVILIAVIAACGFLLYPTIKCLSLKLTGFIGTAFYVIGEEIMRAPMIYGSIGLGFSCAAIAAWILLLCTTKKCRNPNCKGLRKAAEFDIQLETEECVKNSCTLVKDGVKKGLFELPRDHHKELEAELKKMAPVNGRAVLVFRARCGCSVGRLEVPGPKKQRKIKK